From one Neovison vison isolate M4711 chromosome 1, ASM_NN_V1, whole genome shotgun sequence genomic stretch:
- the FTMT gene encoding ferritin, mitochondrial — MLPCFLFLSKNIGPSLVSLRNARRGFALPPLRVSRLPSRPRRTAPLRPLAAAASSGNPARPASAHSRVRQNFHPDSEAAINRQINLELYASYVYLSMSYYFSRDDVALNNFAGYFLRQSREETQHAEKLMRLQNQRGGRICLQDIKKPDQDDWESGLNAMECALLLEKNVNQSLLELHTLASDRGDPHLCDFLETHYLNEQVKSIKELGDHVQNLIKMGAPDSGLAEYLFDKHTLGDENNQN, encoded by the coding sequence ATGCTGCCCTGTTTCTTGTTTCTCTCCAAGAACATCGGCCCTTCACTGGTGTCCCTGCGCAATGCGCGCCGGGGCTTCGCGCTCCCGCCGCTCCGGGTCTCCAGGCTCCCCTCGCGCCCTAGGCGCACTGCCCCACTGCGCCCGCTGGCAGCAGCCGCCTCCTCCGGGAACCCAGCCCGGCCCGCCTCCGCCCATTCCCGGGTGCGCCAGAACTTCCACCCGGACTCCGAGGCTGCCATCAACCGCCAGATCAACCTGGAGCTCTACGCGTCCTACGTGTACCTGTCCATGTCCTATTACTTCTCCCGAGATGACGTGGCCCTGAACAACTTCGCGGGATATTTCCTTCGTCAGTCCCGGGAAGAGACCCAGCACGCGGAAAAGCTGATGAGGCTGCAGAACCAGCGGGGAGGCCGGATCTGCCTGCAGGACATCAAGAAACCAGACCAGGACGACTGGGAAAGCGGGCTGAACGCTATGGAGTGTGCGCTCCTCTTGGAGAAGAATGTGAATCAGTCCTTGCTCGAATTGCACACTCTGGCCTCAGACAGAGGTGACCCCCACTTGTGCGACTTCCTGGAAACTCACTATCTGAATGAGCAAGTGAAGTCTATCAAAGAACTAGGTGACCACGTGCAAAACTTGATTAAGATGGGGGCCCCAGATTCTGGCCTGGCAGAGTACCTCTTTGACAAGCACACCCTTGGAGATGAAAACAATCAGAACTAA